One genomic region from Myxocyprinus asiaticus isolate MX2 ecotype Aquarium Trade chromosome 27, UBuf_Myxa_2, whole genome shotgun sequence encodes:
- the LOC127418372 gene encoding ETS-related transcription factor Elf-1-like isoform X2, whose translation MTTAVQSSELVFEFASNGMDEINQLDDPSVFPAVIVEQVPAADLLQVYSGLEADEVTNGIMVDTIQDVVEENIMGDVGLSETSVSGGEDNMETIEAAEALLNMESPNNILDEKRMIHTYGTMLESPLTYISLRPEQLSNGCMDVHLDEETSSMDETPQKNLSKPTRKPKVRKPRPVRPCSPITNPALPLKKKSKEGKGNTIYLWEFLLALLQDKNTCPKYIKWTQREKGIFKLVDSKAVSKLWGKHKNKPDMNYETMGRALRYYYQRGILAKVEGQRLVYQFKEMPSDLVIIDEDDSQGDDHNAGYGGHRSAPHGRSMGRNTSRAQGRSSGGTQVRSVKREMSPGLTSNGKQAEQLLQTVHVLQPNQGAAVPAPTHSVRTINMPGTVPMVFTSGAQGGGPVTLQTLPLSSVLTNGDSSTHPSPPRVILHTVPSTSPGGKDVLTIQTASMTTDSIQHQQLLVSLGSSSGGVISTTPQQAGSLNGITRMVTLNANGQPVVAQQPGTVIATVLKPSELQGLQVKEEMLEPQYLQCLVNSNPIVTPYCKEEMDEGVAELSYRTVIINSAGQELNQTINRHSDVGLQLASSPSEGLTPVEELEVRGEVALHPDQEAKELFEASDSLQDLPVSIQIPASHFIQVKSEPVET comes from the exons ATGACCACTGCGGTCCAGTCCAGTGAGCTCGTCTTTGAGTTCGCCAGCAATGGGATGGATGAAATCAATCAG CTGGACGACCCTTCAGTGTTCCCAGCGGTGATCGTGGAGCAAGTGCCCGCCGCAGACCTCCTGCAGGTGTACTCTGGACTGGAGGCCGATGAGGTGACTAATGGCATCATGGTGGACACCATTCAGGATGTGGTGGAAGAGAACATCATGGGAGATGTGGGCCTGTCTG AGACCTCAGTCTCAGGTGGAGAGGACAATATGGAGACCATTGAGGCAGCTGAAGCCCTGCTGAACATGGAATCTCCTAATAACATCCTGGATGAGAAGCGGATGA TTCACACATATGGGACAATGCTGGAATCACCCCTGACTTACATTTCCCTGCGTCCAGAGCAGCTCTCAAATGGCTGCATGGATGTTCATTTGGATGAGGAGACATCCTCCATGGATGAGACCCCTCAAAAGAACCTCTCCAAGCCTACCAGGAAACCCAAAG TGCGTAAACCAAGACCGGTGCGGCCTTGCTCTCCCATTACCAATCCCGCTCTCCCGCTGAAGAAAAAAAGCAAAGAGGGCAAAG GTAATACTATCTACCTGTGGGAGTTCCTCCTGGCCTTGCTGCAGGACAAAAACACCTGTCCCAAATACATCAAGTGGACGCAGAGAGAGAAGGGCATTTTTAAGCTGGTGGACTCCAAGGCTGTGTCTAAGCTGTGGGGCAAGCACAAAAACAAGCCTGATATGAACTACGAGACCATGGGCAGAGCACTCAG ATACTATTACCAGAGGGGTATACTGGCCAAGGTTGAAGGACAGAGGCTTGTTTACCAGTTTAAGGAGATGCCATCAGATCTGGTCATTATTGATGAGGATGATAGTCAAGGGGACGACCACAATGCTGGGTACGGAGGGCACCGCTCGGCCCCTCACGGACGGAGCATGGGGCGCAATACATCACGCGCACAAGGGAGAAGCTCTGGAGGCACACAGGTGAGGTCAGTGAAGAGAGAGATGAGCCCCGGGCTGACCAGCAATGGAAAACAAGCAGAACAGCTGCTGCAGACTGTCCATGTTCTGCAGCCAAATCAGGGAGCTGCTGTCCCAGCACCTACACACTCTGTAAG GACTATTAATATGCCAGGCACTGTTCCAATGGTCTTCACGTCTGGAGCACAAGGAGGAGGTCCAGTCACCCTGCAGACCCTGCCCCTGTCCTCTGTCCTAACCAATGGTGATTCCTCCACTCACCCCTCCCCGCCTCGGGTCATTCTCCACACTGTGCCTTCCACTAGCCCTGGGGGTAAAGATGTGCTCACCATCCAGACTGCCTCTATGACGACCGACAGCATCCAACACCAGCAGCTCCTCGTGTCTCTGGGCTCATCCAGCGGAGGGGTCATCAGCACCACCCCACAGCAAGCCGGGTCTCTTAATGGCATCACCCGCATGGTCACCCTCAATGCCAATGGGCAGCCCGTAGTGGCCCAGCAGCCCGGAACAGTCATCGCCACTGTCCTAAAGCCCAGCGAGCTTCAAGGCCTGCAGGTAAAAGAGGAGATGCTGGAGCCCCAGTACCTTCAGTGTCTGGTCAATAGCAACCCCATCGTGACCCCATACTGCAAAGAGGAGATGGATGAGGGGGTGGCAGAGCTGAGCTACAGGACTGTGATCATCAACAGTGCAGGTCAGGAGCTGAACCAGACCATCAACAGACACTCAGACGTGGGCTTGCAGCTGGCCAGCAGCCCCAGTGAGGGTCTCACCCCTGTGGAGGAGCTGGAGGTGAGGGGTGAAGTGGCCCTGCATCCAGATCAAGAGGCCAAAGAGCTGTTTGAGGCCTCTGATAGTCTGCAAGATCTTCCGGTCTCCATACAGATACCTGCCTCCCACTTCATCCAGGTAAAATCGGAACCTGTTGAGACCTAA
- the LOC127418372 gene encoding ETS-related transcription factor Elf-1-like isoform X1: MTTAVQSSELVFEFASNGMDEINQLDDPSVFPAVIVEQVPAADLLQVYSGLEADEVTNGIMVDTIQDVVEENIMGDVGLSVETSVSGGEDNMETIEAAEALLNMESPNNILDEKRMIHTYGTMLESPLTYISLRPEQLSNGCMDVHLDEETSSMDETPQKNLSKPTRKPKVRKPRPVRPCSPITNPALPLKKKSKEGKGNTIYLWEFLLALLQDKNTCPKYIKWTQREKGIFKLVDSKAVSKLWGKHKNKPDMNYETMGRALRYYYQRGILAKVEGQRLVYQFKEMPSDLVIIDEDDSQGDDHNAGYGGHRSAPHGRSMGRNTSRAQGRSSGGTQVRSVKREMSPGLTSNGKQAEQLLQTVHVLQPNQGAAVPAPTHSVRTINMPGTVPMVFTSGAQGGGPVTLQTLPLSSVLTNGDSSTHPSPPRVILHTVPSTSPGGKDVLTIQTASMTTDSIQHQQLLVSLGSSSGGVISTTPQQAGSLNGITRMVTLNANGQPVVAQQPGTVIATVLKPSELQGLQVKEEMLEPQYLQCLVNSNPIVTPYCKEEMDEGVAELSYRTVIINSAGQELNQTINRHSDVGLQLASSPSEGLTPVEELEVRGEVALHPDQEAKELFEASDSLQDLPVSIQIPASHFIQVKSEPVET, translated from the exons ATGACCACTGCGGTCCAGTCCAGTGAGCTCGTCTTTGAGTTCGCCAGCAATGGGATGGATGAAATCAATCAG CTGGACGACCCTTCAGTGTTCCCAGCGGTGATCGTGGAGCAAGTGCCCGCCGCAGACCTCCTGCAGGTGTACTCTGGACTGGAGGCCGATGAGGTGACTAATGGCATCATGGTGGACACCATTCAGGATGTGGTGGAAGAGAACATCATGGGAGATGTGGGCCTGTCTG TAGAGACCTCAGTCTCAGGTGGAGAGGACAATATGGAGACCATTGAGGCAGCTGAAGCCCTGCTGAACATGGAATCTCCTAATAACATCCTGGATGAGAAGCGGATGA TTCACACATATGGGACAATGCTGGAATCACCCCTGACTTACATTTCCCTGCGTCCAGAGCAGCTCTCAAATGGCTGCATGGATGTTCATTTGGATGAGGAGACATCCTCCATGGATGAGACCCCTCAAAAGAACCTCTCCAAGCCTACCAGGAAACCCAAAG TGCGTAAACCAAGACCGGTGCGGCCTTGCTCTCCCATTACCAATCCCGCTCTCCCGCTGAAGAAAAAAAGCAAAGAGGGCAAAG GTAATACTATCTACCTGTGGGAGTTCCTCCTGGCCTTGCTGCAGGACAAAAACACCTGTCCCAAATACATCAAGTGGACGCAGAGAGAGAAGGGCATTTTTAAGCTGGTGGACTCCAAGGCTGTGTCTAAGCTGTGGGGCAAGCACAAAAACAAGCCTGATATGAACTACGAGACCATGGGCAGAGCACTCAG ATACTATTACCAGAGGGGTATACTGGCCAAGGTTGAAGGACAGAGGCTTGTTTACCAGTTTAAGGAGATGCCATCAGATCTGGTCATTATTGATGAGGATGATAGTCAAGGGGACGACCACAATGCTGGGTACGGAGGGCACCGCTCGGCCCCTCACGGACGGAGCATGGGGCGCAATACATCACGCGCACAAGGGAGAAGCTCTGGAGGCACACAGGTGAGGTCAGTGAAGAGAGAGATGAGCCCCGGGCTGACCAGCAATGGAAAACAAGCAGAACAGCTGCTGCAGACTGTCCATGTTCTGCAGCCAAATCAGGGAGCTGCTGTCCCAGCACCTACACACTCTGTAAG GACTATTAATATGCCAGGCACTGTTCCAATGGTCTTCACGTCTGGAGCACAAGGAGGAGGTCCAGTCACCCTGCAGACCCTGCCCCTGTCCTCTGTCCTAACCAATGGTGATTCCTCCACTCACCCCTCCCCGCCTCGGGTCATTCTCCACACTGTGCCTTCCACTAGCCCTGGGGGTAAAGATGTGCTCACCATCCAGACTGCCTCTATGACGACCGACAGCATCCAACACCAGCAGCTCCTCGTGTCTCTGGGCTCATCCAGCGGAGGGGTCATCAGCACCACCCCACAGCAAGCCGGGTCTCTTAATGGCATCACCCGCATGGTCACCCTCAATGCCAATGGGCAGCCCGTAGTGGCCCAGCAGCCCGGAACAGTCATCGCCACTGTCCTAAAGCCCAGCGAGCTTCAAGGCCTGCAGGTAAAAGAGGAGATGCTGGAGCCCCAGTACCTTCAGTGTCTGGTCAATAGCAACCCCATCGTGACCCCATACTGCAAAGAGGAGATGGATGAGGGGGTGGCAGAGCTGAGCTACAGGACTGTGATCATCAACAGTGCAGGTCAGGAGCTGAACCAGACCATCAACAGACACTCAGACGTGGGCTTGCAGCTGGCCAGCAGCCCCAGTGAGGGTCTCACCCCTGTGGAGGAGCTGGAGGTGAGGGGTGAAGTGGCCCTGCATCCAGATCAAGAGGCCAAAGAGCTGTTTGAGGCCTCTGATAGTCTGCAAGATCTTCCGGTCTCCATACAGATACCTGCCTCCCACTTCATCCAGGTAAAATCGGAACCTGTTGAGACCTAA